The DNA sequence CGTACCCGGTTCACCGCGTTGCACGCCGAAGGTCTGACCGGGCAGACCCCGACCTACCTGTGGTACCGCAACGCCTACGGCGACGAAGGTCTGCTGCTGGCGGCGGAGCCGGCCGGCTCGCGAGAGACCGCCGGCAGGCCGGCGCGGCCGTCGACGGCGGCGATCGCCGCAGTGGTGGCCGCGCTGTTGGAGATCCCGGAGTTTCTTCGGCCGAACGACCGCGAGGAGATCCTGTCCCTGCTGCCCCCGTCGGTCTACGCCTCGATCCGGCGCAACCCGGCTGCGCGGATCGACGCAGTGAACATCGTCCGCGGCTGTCAGCGGCACGCCACCGGACTGTCCGAACTCGTCGCCGCCGTCCGCTTCTTCGCCGGCGACGATCCGGCCGTCGACCACCTCGCCGAGACGGTCCGGAGGCTCGCCGCGTAGGTGCCGCCGCTGTGACGCATGTGCCTCGGCGCTTCCGTTGCCGTACGGGGATGAGCGATGATGAGGACATCGACCGTCACCTTTCGTGAAGGGCTACCGCTGATGGACAGCACCCCGGCCGGAATCGAGTCCGAGATGCTCGATCTGTCGATGGTGGACGTGGCGACGTTGCGCAGCGTCGACGGTTCCGACATGGCCGCCGCGATGGCCCGGGTTCGGAACTGGATCGCAGACCCCGAAGGCAGTGTCAGCGACTACAACGGCTCATTCTCCAGCGAGGTCCCGTCCGGTGGCCCTCAACCGGAAGACCTGATCGGTTGACCGGCCAGACACCTGCCACGCACACGATAACTGCGGCGGACTTCCAAGCCCTGGCTACCGGCTCCGAGAATGACCGGGGCGTCGCAGCCCTACGCCGGTCAGAGCGGAGCTGGAGGCTGCTGGCGATACGCAGCGTCATGGACATCGCTAGGACACATCCCGAGGCCGCAAGTCCCCTACCGTCGGTCGACGTCGCCTGGCAGTTGCTGATCCGGGCGCACCTGGTCGATCCGGACGCCACCGAAGATGTGCTCGCCCAGCCGCAGGTCGGGGTCTGGGCCGCACACGCCCTGCGCCGGCTGGTCCACCACTCCGCCACCGCCACCGACGCTGGTCGGCTCTGGAAGGACCTCGGCTACCTGCACACCCTAGCCGCCGCTGCGGCAGTGCGCGCCGGGCTCAGCTTCGAGCTCGACGTCCCGGCTCGCTACGGACTCGCGGTGCTGCCCACCGTCGGCGCCGCGTCGTTGCCACCGCGTTGCCACCGGGCCCGGGTGGTGGCCCGCGACGGAGCTGTCACCATGACCGACGATATCGGGCAGCGGACCAGTCCCGGTGACCGTCACTGGCACCATCCGATCCGGCTGACGGTCGCCGCAGGCGGCGTCACCCTACGGATCGAGGTAGTCGACCGTGACGTGTACCGGAACCTGCGCGGAACCGCCGCGCCAGCACCGCTGGACGACGACCAGGTACGCCGCTGGGAGGCGCTGCTGCGGCGCGCCTGGTACCTGCTGGTACGGGAACAGCCAGCCCGCGCCCGGTCGATCGCGGCGACACTGCGGACCATCGCTCCGTTGCCCGCCGGACAGCGGTTCCGCCCATTGTCGGCCTCGGGGACGGAGGCGTTCGGCGGCGTGCTGCTATCCGAGCCGGACGACGCCGTCCAACTAGCGGCGACGTTGGTGCACGAGTCGCAGCACCACAAACTCGGCGCGCTGACACACCTACTCACGCTGGTCCGCGCCGATCCCAACCGGCGGTTCTACGCCCCGTGGCGCGACGACCCGCGACCGATTGGCGGACTGCTGCAGGGGTCGTACGCGTTCGCCGGCGTCACCGAGTTCTGGCGGATTCGTCGCCTACACGCGGTGGCCGGCGACGCCGATCTGGCCGCCTTCGAATTCGCACTGTGGCGTCGGCAGACCAGGTACGCACTGCGGGAGCTACTCGAATCGAGCCAACTGACCGACCATGGACGCCGGTTCGTCGAGATGCTGCACCGCACTGTCTGTGACAGTCAGAAGGAGCCGGTGTCGACCGGGCCTCGGATCCTCGGCGACCGGATGGCGATCGACCACTATGCGCTGTGGAGAGCGCACAATCTGCGGATCGGTGCCGCTGGCCCGGCTTTGGCTGCAGCCTGGGCCAGCGGAGATTCGTTCCCGACCTGGATCCTCGACGAGCCAACCGCCCAGCCGATGGCGCTGCCCGATTCCGGCCCGGCCTGGTTCGACACCCGCGCGGTGCTGGTCCGCCACCGGCTGACTGATGCGGCCGCTTTCGACCAGCTGTGCGCCGAGTCAGACGTCATCGGCACCCGGGTCACCGGAGCCACCGCCGCCGACCTCGCCCTGGTCAGCGGCGACGACGCCCAGGCGCGCACCGGTTACCTGCGGCAGCTGGCCGGCGACTCGCCTGGCGGCAAGACTCTGGCGCACAGCTGCATCGGACTCGGGCTGACCTGGTCCGACGACCCGGCGCACCCTGCGGCCCGTGCCCTGCTGCACCGCCCGGAACTGGTGATGGAGACGCTACGACACACGACACGCGGCGACACCACGCTCGGCGTACCGGACCTGGTCGGACTGGCGGCCTGGGTCGGGGACGGACTGGCCAGGGCGCAGACCAGCCGGTCCGACTGGGCCGGTTGGCCGGTACAGGACCGAGCCAGCTGATTAAATGGCCGGTCCGGTCCCGCTCAGCCGGACCGACGGAGCCCGCTCACAGCGGTAGCGGATCGATGTCGCAGTTGGCCCGCACGCCGGCGGCCGCAGCTGCGGCCGCCGGATGCAGCTCGCCGAACGTCGACCGGTACCGTTCCACCACGTCGTCGAACAGCAGGCTCGCCGCCGACTCCTGACCCAGGCCGCGTAGATCCATCGCAAGGTTCACCCCGCAGGCCAGCGTGGTCGGATGGCTGACGCCGAGCTGATCGGCGCAGTTGGTGAACGTCTCGTCGTCGAGCGCCCGCGCCGCCTCGTGCTCGCCGAGCTCGTACAGTGCGCTGGCCAGGTTGATGCGGGCTGCCAGGACGAGGGGATGTCCGTCCCTGACACGCCGCGTCAGCTGATGCAGGCCTTCCTCGGCCAACTCCCGGGCCTGCTCGTACTCGCCGAGCAGGCGCAGCGTCACAGCCAGATTTACCTGCGCTCCGGCGGTGTGTGGGTGGTCGTCGCCGTACAGCGCACGCATGCCCTGCACGGCTGCCTCTCCGGCCTGCCTCGCGGCCCGCAGATCGCCGGTGACCCGCAGATCAATCGACACTGTCAACCCGGCCAGCACGCTCTCCGGGTGGTCGTCGCCGTAGCGCAGCTGGAACCGCCGCAGCGCATCGCTGGACAGGTCGAGCGCCTCGTGATGCTGGCCGGCCTTGCGCCGGAAGCAGGACAGCCGATGGCTCTGCCGGACCAGGTCCGGATGATCGTCGTACTTGAGCATCCGTCGGGCGGTCGCAACCAGACTTTCCTGGCTCACATGCGCGGCGACGTAGTCACCCAACTCCCGTCGGTCGAGGTTGATGCCCCCGAGGGTGTTCAGGCTGTCCGGATGGTCCGTGCCGTAAATCTGCACCATCCGCTGGTAGGTCTGCTCGTCCAACTGCAATGCTCGGCCAAATAGCCCAGACAGCCGCATACTGACCGCGAGGTTGTGCGCGGCCCGCAGAGTGAACGGCTCCTCGTCGCCAAAGCTGCGTTGTGACTGCTCGTAGACAGCGAGCGAGCGTTCCAGCGCGCTATCGAAGTCACCGGCGACGCGATGGTCGGCGGCGACCGCACCGAGCGCGTGAAGCGTCTCCTCCTCGTCGTCGCCGACGGCCTGCCGGTACAGCTGCAACGTCCGGGCGTTCAGCTTCGCTGCAGCGGCGTACTCCCCCCGCACGAAGTACATGAAGCCCAACCAGGTCGCCATCCGCAGGCTGTCCGGGTGGGTTTCGTCGCCCATCCCGATCCATGAGCTGTACGCGCGCTGCGCCAGGTCCCGGGCACCGATGTGGTCACCCCACCGCCACAGGTACTTCGCCTCGTTGAGCACCATGTCCCGCACCAACTCGTTGCGACACCTCTCCGCCTCGGAGGCGACGATGTGCGGATACAGCTCGGCGTAGCGGGGCCAATGGTCGGCGTCATCGGGCTGGTCCGGATCGTTGCCGGCGAGCAGCAAATGGGCGCTGTGCCGCAGCGTGGCCCGGTCCTGCTCGCTCATTTGGTGGATCAGCACCCGCTGGACCAGGCGGTGCATCTGCAGCGAATTGGTCCGGTGGTCGATGCGGGCCAACGACAATCGGCCGATGGTCCGGATCGCCTGCTTGAGCCGGATCGGACTGCGCATCAACGGGTCCAAATCGGCGTGGATGCGTAGCCGGGGCTTAGACAGCAGCACCCGGCCGATCGGCTCGGGTGCGAAGAACGCGCAGACCTGCAGCAGCCGCAGGGCAGACGGATCCCGCTCCCGCAGCACGTTGAGGGACACGTTCCATGCGGCGGCGACCAGCGGTGGATAGTCCTGCTCCGCATCTGTCACGTCGTCAACGTCGGGCCAGCTGTCGTGCAGCAGCTGCAGGTACTCGTCGGCGGTCATCGTCGTCTCCGCCCGCCAAGCGGCGGCCTGCTCGATGGCCAGCGGCAGATCGCCAAGCGCGTCAGCGAGCCGCTCGGCGTCGCTGACCAGCAGGTCCGGGCCACGGCGGCGGAGCAGCTCGATGCTCTCCTGCCGGTCGAACACGTCGACCGGCAGGCTGTTGGCGAGGTCACCCCACCGGGCGTTGCGCGAGGTGACGACAATGCTGCCAGGTCCGCCCTTCGGGAAGAACCGCTCGACGTCGTCGGGATCCTCGGCGTTGTCGAACACCAGCAACCAGTTGGCGTACGGACGACCGATGCGCAGCGCGTCGAGCACCGCCGGCACGGCAGTGTTCGCCGTCGCCGGCACCTGCAGGTCGAGACGGCTGGCGAGCTCGGCGAGCGCGGACTGGATCTGCGCCGGACGTTCGGCGGGAATCCACCAGATGAGATCGAAGTCCTGCTGGTGTTGGTAGACGTACTCGATGACCAGCTGAGACTTGCCGACGCCGCCGGTACCGTGCACTGCCTCGGGCAGCACTGCGGTAGTGCCAGCACGCAGTCGCTGGTGCAACGCGTCGAGCAGCGCCCGCCGTCCGGTGAAGTTGGCGTTGCGCAGTGGAAGGTTGCCGACAATGGCCGGCTGCGGCTCGCGGCGCTGGCCGTGCAGGACAGCGGTGGTCAACGTTACGACATCGCCGGTCGGAGACACCGCACTCCCTTCTGGGTCGATTCCGGGGTGGGGCGTCGGCTGCCGGGCACCGAACGGGAAGGGCGCTCCAGGCGGCTCCATTATGTCAGACATCGGCCGCTCCATACCTATATGACTCGCTTGCGAATTGGTCGCCGGATAGCGGGGTCTACGGGCTCGCACCGGCGAACCCAACGCCCGTCCGAGCCGCTCAGCGGCGACCAGGTTCGGGCCGCCCAACGCCAGGTGCACCGCCAACTCGACCCGCAGGTACGGCTCGGACGCCGGGGTCACTCGGGGATATGTGGCCTGACGGGGGCTACGGATTCGACGGGTCAGGTTCCGCACCGCCTCGATGTCCCGGCCGAGCTCACTTTCCACCGTGTACTGCACCTCGACGATGCGGTCCCGGTAACTCGACGCCAGCAGCTGGTCCCGGACCCCGTGGCGGAACTCGTACCGCAGCCGGGTGTCCCCGCCGGACGTACCGCCGCCGTGCCGGACCGGCCGCAACAAGTCGCTGGTCAGCACCTCGGTGAGATGCGCCGGGCCGAGCCGCCCGGCGGTCCGCTGCACCGCCCGGATGATCCGCGAGGTCAACGGGGCGGCGGCGAGCCGGGTCGCCAACGCGAACGCCCGGGGCGACGCCTTGGCCCGGAACCGGGCGACCAGCTCCGTCGCCCGCAGCCCCGAGGGCACCAGCCGCGGTACGCGCACCGATCCCGGGACCCGATCGGGTCCCGAATCCGGATCCAGGTCCGGGCCGGTACGCCACGAGCGCACCAGCAGCGCCGGCATCCGCACCGTACCGGCCGTCGACCCGGCCAGCAGTCGGCCCCACCGCGACAGCCAGTCGCCGCCGCGCTCGATCACCGGCACGGCGGTCTGCGCCGGCTCCGTCGCTGACCACGCATCCGGCACGCTGGTCCGCCATGCACGCTCAGCGGTCGGCAGCCGGGCGTCGGCCGGGGTCCACAGCACCTCGGCGGTGTCCATTCCCCGGTCGTACCAGTGCTGCTGCGGCAACACGTTGACCACGGCCAACGCCGCCAGCGCTGCCCAGCCGACCAGCACCGGGAAGATCAGCCCGGTGGTCCAGGCCGACGACCGGCCGTGCGTCACCAGAAAGACCACCGGCGGCCCGCCGTCACCCGGGGGGACGGTCAATGGGGCGTGTGGGTCGTCGCGCCAGCGCACCGCGCCGTCGGCGACCACCATGGACCGGACCGATACCGAGGCGAAACAGTCCTGCTCGCGCAGCATCGCCAGGAAGTGGGCGAACTCGTCGGACCAGAACTCCATCACCGGGTCGTCGTCGATGACGACGAGTACCTCACGCCGACCGACGATCTCCAACTGCCGGGTCGGCTCGGGCAGGGATGGGCGGATGGCGAAGGCCGACCCGCGCGGCGATACAGAATCCATCATGGTGCACCATCAGGGCGAGTGGCGTCGCCGACCGTCCCCCGGTGACCGTCACCGCTCA is a window from the Solwaraspora sp. WMMD792 genome containing:
- a CDS encoding HEXXH motif domain-containing protein → MDIARTHPEAASPLPSVDVAWQLLIRAHLVDPDATEDVLAQPQVGVWAAHALRRLVHHSATATDAGRLWKDLGYLHTLAAAAAVRAGLSFELDVPARYGLAVLPTVGAASLPPRCHRARVVARDGAVTMTDDIGQRTSPGDRHWHHPIRLTVAAGGVTLRIEVVDRDVYRNLRGTAAPAPLDDDQVRRWEALLRRAWYLLVREQPARARSIAATLRTIAPLPAGQRFRPLSASGTEAFGGVLLSEPDDAVQLAATLVHESQHHKLGALTHLLTLVRADPNRRFYAPWRDDPRPIGGLLQGSYAFAGVTEFWRIRRLHAVAGDADLAAFEFALWRRQTRYALRELLESSQLTDHGRRFVEMLHRTVCDSQKEPVSTGPRILGDRMAIDHYALWRAHNLRIGAAGPALAAAWASGDSFPTWILDEPTAQPMALPDSGPAWFDTRAVLVRHRLTDAAAFDQLCAESDVIGTRVTGATAADLALVSGDDAQARTGYLRQLAGDSPGGKTLAHSCIGLGLTWSDDPAHPAARALLHRPELVMETLRHTTRGDTTLGVPDLVGLAAWVGDGLARAQTSRSDWAGWPVQDRAS
- the fxsT gene encoding FxSxx-COOH system tetratricopeptide repeat protein; its protein translation is MDSVSPRGSAFAIRPSLPEPTRQLEIVGRREVLVVIDDDPVMEFWSDEFAHFLAMLREQDCFASVSVRSMVVADGAVRWRDDPHAPLTVPPGDGGPPVVFLVTHGRSSAWTTGLIFPVLVGWAALAALAVVNVLPQQHWYDRGMDTAEVLWTPADARLPTAERAWRTSVPDAWSATEPAQTAVPVIERGGDWLSRWGRLLAGSTAGTVRMPALLVRSWRTGPDLDPDSGPDRVPGSVRVPRLVPSGLRATELVARFRAKASPRAFALATRLAAAPLTSRIIRAVQRTAGRLGPAHLTEVLTSDLLRPVRHGGGTSGGDTRLRYEFRHGVRDQLLASSYRDRIVEVQYTVESELGRDIEAVRNLTRRIRSPRQATYPRVTPASEPYLRVELAVHLALGGPNLVAAERLGRALGSPVRARRPRYPATNSQASHIGMERPMSDIMEPPGAPFPFGARQPTPHPGIDPEGSAVSPTGDVVTLTTAVLHGQRREPQPAIVGNLPLRNANFTGRRALLDALHQRLRAGTTAVLPEAVHGTGGVGKSQLVIEYVYQHQQDFDLIWWIPAERPAQIQSALAELASRLDLQVPATANTAVPAVLDALRIGRPYANWLLVFDNAEDPDDVERFFPKGGPGSIVVTSRNARWGDLANSLPVDVFDRQESIELLRRRGPDLLVSDAERLADALGDLPLAIEQAAAWRAETTMTADEYLQLLHDSWPDVDDVTDAEQDYPPLVAAAWNVSLNVLRERDPSALRLLQVCAFFAPEPIGRVLLSKPRLRIHADLDPLMRSPIRLKQAIRTIGRLSLARIDHRTNSLQMHRLVQRVLIHQMSEQDRATLRHSAHLLLAGNDPDQPDDADHWPRYAELYPHIVASEAERCRNELVRDMVLNEAKYLWRWGDHIGARDLAQRAYSSWIGMGDETHPDSLRMATWLGFMYFVRGEYAAAAKLNARTLQLYRQAVGDDEEETLHALGAVAADHRVAGDFDSALERSLAVYEQSQRSFGDEEPFTLRAAHNLAVSMRLSGLFGRALQLDEQTYQRMVQIYGTDHPDSLNTLGGINLDRRELGDYVAAHVSQESLVATARRMLKYDDHPDLVRQSHRLSCFRRKAGQHHEALDLSSDALRRFQLRYGDDHPESVLAGLTVSIDLRVTGDLRAARQAGEAAVQGMRALYGDDHPHTAGAQVNLAVTLRLLGEYEQARELAEEGLHQLTRRVRDGHPLVLAARINLASALYELGEHEAARALDDETFTNCADQLGVSHPTTLACGVNLAMDLRGLGQESAASLLFDDVVERYRSTFGELHPAAAAAAAGVRANCDIDPLPL